The following coding sequences are from one Paenibacillus tundrae window:
- a CDS encoding GTP pyrophosphokinase, translating to MDGRDWGTFLLPYEQAVEELKVKFKTMRAELKKREEYAPIEFVTGRVKKISSILEKSRRLNVPLDQVETGIEDIAGIRIMCQFVDDIRRVAEYIRARKDLTVLIEKDYITNFKESGYRSFHMIIEYPVQTALGQKIVLAEIQIRTLAMNFWATIEHSLSYKFRESLPDDMRARLKKTAEAAFVLDNEMSAIRLQILEAQKAFEDDSNIVSRTLNIIHQLYFYHLVNEAIEAQKRFNDYWERHDMEGLKDLLDDVKALLNNARKGENPDEQL from the coding sequence ATGGACGGTAGAGACTGGGGTACATTTTTACTTCCTTATGAACAAGCGGTAGAGGAATTGAAGGTTAAGTTCAAGACGATGCGGGCGGAGCTGAAGAAAAGGGAAGAATACGCTCCAATCGAATTCGTGACGGGTCGTGTCAAAAAAATATCCAGCATTTTGGAGAAGTCCAGGCGTTTGAATGTGCCGCTGGATCAGGTAGAAACCGGGATAGAGGATATTGCAGGAATACGGATTATGTGTCAGTTCGTGGATGATATTCGTCGAGTAGCCGAATATATTCGCGCACGTAAAGATCTAACCGTTCTCATTGAAAAAGATTACATTACCAACTTCAAAGAGAGTGGATACCGCAGTTTCCATATGATCATTGAATATCCTGTTCAGACGGCACTTGGACAAAAGATCGTGTTGGCCGAGATTCAGATCCGGACGTTAGCGATGAATTTCTGGGCGACCATCGAACACTCCCTCAGTTATAAGTTTCGGGAGAGTCTTCCCGATGATATGCGAGCTAGGCTGAAAAAGACGGCTGAAGCGGCATTTGTACTTGATAATGAGATGTCTGCAATTCGATTGCAAATCCTTGAGGCACAGAAGGCATTTGAGGATGACTCTAATATCGTATCAAGAACACTGAACATCATACATCAATTGTATTTCTACCATCTGGTGAATGAAGCAATTGAAGCTCAGAAACGGTTCAATGATTACTGGGAGCGTCATGACATGGAAGGGCTGAAAGACCTTCTAGATGATGTGAAGGCACTTTTGAACAATGCGAGGAAGGGCGAGAACCCAGATGAACAGCTATGA
- a CDS encoding thioredoxin family protein, with protein MKSKKKKSATILIFLGIFVILLAALVLVNQQSKKQMDAVENAYGIPASKLTSATRELLDDPNYQQIILPDDMKAKIDNKESFFVYFFASDCSHCRATTPQLMPLVDQEGIQLPQFNLREFDSGWTDYNIEFTPTLVYYQDGVEKDRMVGGLQENGSDNGYTLDDYKQFFDKYKENATPAAS; from the coding sequence ATGAAATCTAAGAAAAAGAAAAGTGCCACGATCCTTATTTTCCTAGGCATTTTTGTCATTTTGCTAGCTGCACTTGTACTGGTGAATCAACAATCCAAGAAGCAGATGGATGCTGTAGAGAATGCGTATGGTATTCCGGCTTCCAAGCTCACTTCAGCTACTCGCGAATTACTCGATGATCCGAATTACCAACAAATTATTTTGCCTGATGACATGAAAGCTAAGATTGATAACAAAGAAAGCTTTTTTGTTTATTTCTTCGCATCGGATTGCTCACACTGCCGTGCTACAACGCCTCAATTGATGCCGCTCGTAGATCAAGAAGGTATCCAATTGCCGCAGTTCAACCTACGTGAGTTTGACTCTGGATGGACAGATTACAATATCGAGTTCACACCAACGCTTGTTTATTACCAAGACGGTGTTGAGAAGGATCGCATGGTGGGCGGACTTCAGGAGAATGGCAGTGATAACGGCTATACCCTGGATGACTACAAACAATTCTTTGACAAATACAAGGAAAACGCAACGCCTGCAGCAAGCTAA
- a CDS encoding pseudouridine synthase, with product MSGKGKQTLRLDKILSHMGVGTRSELKKLVKQGRIQVDGKAVKDSGLQVNPDLNVIEVDGERIVYREMIYLMLHKPPGVVSATEDNRDRTVLDLLRKEDRVFNPFPVGRLDKDTEGLLILTNDGPLAHDLLSPRKHVPKTYEARVLGRVDEEDIRQFKAGIQLDDGYKTLPADLTILHHEETDEGVYSSISLIIHEGKFHQVKRMFQAVGKRVVYLKRVAMGDLQLAADLPIGSYRELTAEELNILRK from the coding sequence ATGAGTGGAAAGGGAAAACAGACCTTACGTCTGGACAAGATCCTGAGTCATATGGGTGTGGGTACACGAAGTGAACTCAAAAAGTTAGTGAAGCAAGGCCGCATACAAGTGGATGGCAAGGCTGTGAAAGATAGCGGATTACAGGTGAATCCAGACCTGAATGTCATCGAGGTAGATGGCGAACGGATCGTCTACCGGGAAATGATCTATCTGATGTTGCATAAACCCCCGGGTGTTGTGTCGGCTACCGAAGATAATAGAGATCGAACGGTATTAGATTTACTCCGCAAAGAGGATCGTGTCTTCAACCCGTTCCCGGTTGGACGTCTGGATAAAGACACAGAAGGTCTGCTGATCCTAACCAATGATGGGCCGCTTGCGCATGATCTTCTATCCCCACGTAAACACGTTCCTAAGACGTATGAAGCTCGTGTATTAGGACGGGTGGATGAAGAGGATATCCGGCAATTCAAGGCAGGTATACAGTTGGATGATGGCTATAAAACTTTACCGGCGGATTTAACGATTCTTCATCACGAAGAGACGGATGAGGGTGTGTATTCATCCATATCGTTGATTATTCACGAAGGCAAGTTTCACCAAGTAAAACGTATGTTTCAGGCTGTTGGCAAACGAGTGGTTTACCTTAAACGAGTAGCCATGGGTGACCTGCAGCTAGCAGCCGATCTACCGATTGGCAGCTATCGCGAACTTACCGCAGAAGAATTAAATATTCTGCGCAAATAA
- a CDS encoding DUF309 domain-containing protein — MNSYEPLYIDYLIYFNRDQDYFECHEVLEELWLKCDRDSFYKGMLQIAVGLYHFRNGNLRGARMMFQSAVELLEAYPAAQQGIELGRLVQEVRELLEGLTVSDSGSFPYRDLTIVIQDEALIQAVSQRSQHVKPNIPQRRSPTRGRIYEEKMKALQQKEQ, encoded by the coding sequence ATGAACAGCTATGAGCCACTGTACATCGACTACTTAATCTACTTTAATCGTGATCAGGACTATTTTGAATGCCATGAAGTGTTGGAAGAGCTGTGGTTGAAATGTGATCGTGATTCATTCTATAAAGGGATGCTGCAAATTGCTGTTGGACTGTATCATTTTAGAAACGGCAATCTTCGTGGAGCGCGGATGATGTTTCAAAGTGCAGTAGAGCTTCTGGAGGCGTATCCTGCTGCTCAACAGGGAATTGAGCTTGGACGATTAGTCCAAGAAGTTCGTGAGCTATTAGAGGGGCTGACAGTTTCAGATTCGGGCAGCTTCCCTTATCGTGATCTCACGATTGTGATTCAAGATGAAGCGCTGATTCAGGCTGTTAGCCAAAGAAGCCAGCACGTCAAGCCTAACATACCGCAGCGGCGAAGTCCGACGCGTGGACGGATCTATGAAGAGAAGATGAAGGCTTTGCAGCAGAAAGAGCAATAA
- a CDS encoding L,D-transpeptidase family protein: MQNTHLRTYVKKHPDNKMAWYLLGKEYLNEGQEAKANYCFQQAGEVYEAFERSKAPADIWVDYQNKLVEMGEQKEKKQRVRKLWLTLVMLLVLALVPPADAPGFSRDTATALTDALAATDDQEEQAGEASVADPEGNDSSVFTAGSFGGGSQGETALAAAWAGAGSNVQTSAVLGMQVSGQWSLWKRIMPVKYIIQTNNKGRLTAQSYDAKQCDCEPPEVSKEVKQLAAAWTAKQEVAVSLSSAIGSYRKKNGAWPKNVNQLAQPFPNNVLGETSPGMSQMFPVLLAMHQQGKATKPQMGTAAGDNTVDSADVFGDTLGGVPFLKEPLEIVVDKKNHRLALLSGDTIIRNYEVGLGGDRTPEGTFVISDKVVNPNGRSNGEFGTRGMQLSDTNYAIHGTNEPDSIGLDKSLGCVRMNKADVEELFALAPQGTPVRIGADLLPNTVVVPEAKDRYKDTLVPKQNNPNKTYHWLN; the protein is encoded by the coding sequence ATGCAAAATACTCATTTACGTACATATGTGAAGAAGCACCCAGACAATAAAATGGCTTGGTATTTGCTTGGCAAGGAGTACTTGAATGAAGGCCAAGAAGCCAAAGCCAATTACTGCTTTCAACAGGCTGGGGAGGTATATGAAGCTTTTGAGCGCAGTAAAGCGCCAGCAGATATATGGGTGGATTATCAGAATAAACTCGTGGAGATGGGCGAGCAAAAAGAGAAGAAACAACGGGTTCGCAAGTTATGGTTAACCTTGGTCATGTTGCTAGTGCTTGCGTTGGTACCGCCTGCCGATGCTCCTGGCTTCAGCCGTGATACAGCCACAGCACTCACAGATGCGCTGGCTGCAACAGATGATCAGGAAGAACAAGCTGGGGAAGCATCAGTTGCAGATCCAGAGGGGAATGATTCCAGTGTATTTACTGCCGGGAGCTTCGGGGGTGGAAGTCAGGGCGAAACTGCATTAGCTGCAGCCTGGGCTGGTGCGGGATCGAACGTGCAGACGTCAGCCGTTCTCGGTATGCAGGTGTCTGGTCAATGGTCGTTGTGGAAGCGTATTATGCCAGTAAAGTACATCATACAGACCAACAACAAAGGAAGATTGACAGCCCAAAGCTATGATGCGAAACAGTGTGACTGTGAACCTCCAGAGGTTTCAAAGGAAGTGAAACAGTTGGCGGCGGCTTGGACGGCCAAGCAAGAGGTGGCAGTATCGCTGTCTAGTGCAATCGGATCTTATCGGAAAAAGAATGGAGCTTGGCCCAAAAATGTAAACCAACTTGCGCAGCCGTTTCCTAATAATGTGCTAGGTGAGACCTCGCCCGGCATGAGTCAAATGTTTCCTGTTCTACTTGCAATGCATCAACAAGGTAAGGCAACTAAGCCTCAAATGGGTACCGCTGCAGGCGACAATACAGTAGATTCAGCCGATGTGTTTGGAGATACGCTAGGTGGTGTGCCTTTCCTGAAGGAACCGCTCGAGATTGTTGTGGATAAGAAGAATCACAGGCTTGCGCTCCTCAGTGGGGACACGATTATTCGCAATTATGAGGTGGGTCTAGGCGGGGATCGAACGCCAGAAGGTACCTTTGTCATCAGCGATAAAGTGGTTAATCCAAATGGCCGCTCCAACGGAGAGTTTGGGACAAGGGGAATGCAGCTCTCGGATACCAATTATGCCATCCATGGGACCAACGAGCCAGATAGTATCGGACTAGATAAATCCCTTGGATGTGTGAGGATGAACAAGGCAGATGTGGAAGAGCTATTCGCACTTGCTCCTCAGGGAACTCCCGTGCGGATTGGGGCGGATCTGCTTCCGAATACCGTGGTTGTTCCAGAAGCGAAAGATCGCTACAAGGACACGCTTGTGCCTAAGCAAAATAATCCGAACAAGACGTATCACTGGTTGAACTAG
- a CDS encoding RsmF rRNA methyltransferase first C-terminal domain-containing protein, which translates to MAVQLPLKFAERMKTLLGNEFEQFMSSYDQSPHAGLRVNTLKISMESFEQLAPFDLRPIPWCGTGFYVPHGVKPGLHPYYHAGLYYIQEPSAMAPVELLGVQPGDRVLDLCAAPGGKSTQIAGKLQGKGVLVTNDIHAERTKALAKNVELYGVRNAVVLNESPERIAGAFEHYFDKVLIDAPCSGEGMFRKDEDMVKSWEDHSIDKCVLMQRDILETAARLLAPGGTILYSTCTFAPEENEAMIAEFLQLNPDFVVKDIPKKAGFEPGRPDWVRQTMPETAQETALVLDQVAGTARLWPHLLEGEGHYVAVLQHRSQSFAGQDLVDSEVDDIADGVADDIAHVDTEHDSEQERFIAASAPLSKADRKRERLLRTEARENKPRQDYDGKSKGKQVKGSERGGRKSERRGQGRGTEQLEPEIIYKQFVQDHLGIELPGETVYYGDRVYQSAVGAERLKGLKVIRPGWFMGTVKNGRFVPSHPLACALHIAEAVRVINLDSVNGEAVRYLKGETLNVEESRVQLKAGVVAKGYALVCIDGYAAGWGKWLDGVLKNEYPAGWRWTSV; encoded by the coding sequence ATGGCTGTACAGCTACCTTTGAAATTTGCTGAGCGCATGAAAACATTGCTCGGTAATGAATTTGAACAATTTATGTCATCATATGATCAGTCCCCACACGCGGGGCTTAGAGTGAATACGTTAAAAATATCCATGGAGTCGTTCGAGCAACTTGCTCCATTCGATCTGCGTCCTATTCCTTGGTGTGGGACAGGTTTTTATGTGCCTCACGGGGTGAAGCCGGGCTTGCATCCTTATTATCATGCGGGTCTATATTACATTCAAGAACCAAGTGCGATGGCCCCTGTTGAATTATTAGGCGTACAGCCAGGAGACCGAGTGCTTGATCTGTGTGCTGCGCCAGGAGGGAAGTCTACCCAGATAGCAGGCAAACTGCAAGGTAAAGGTGTGCTTGTAACCAATGACATTCATGCTGAACGAACGAAGGCACTCGCCAAAAACGTGGAATTGTACGGAGTTCGAAATGCAGTTGTGTTGAACGAATCTCCAGAGCGCATAGCAGGTGCATTTGAGCATTATTTTGATAAGGTCTTAATAGATGCTCCTTGTTCAGGGGAAGGTATGTTCCGCAAGGATGAGGACATGGTGAAATCATGGGAGGATCATTCCATTGATAAGTGTGTTCTGATGCAACGAGACATTCTAGAGACGGCTGCAAGATTGCTGGCTCCAGGAGGTACGATCCTTTATTCGACATGCACATTCGCACCTGAAGAAAATGAAGCAATGATTGCGGAGTTTCTGCAGTTGAATCCTGATTTTGTTGTGAAAGACATCCCTAAGAAAGCAGGATTTGAGCCGGGTAGACCTGATTGGGTGCGTCAAACTATGCCAGAAACGGCTCAGGAGACAGCATTGGTATTGGATCAAGTGGCTGGAACAGCGAGATTATGGCCTCATTTGTTAGAAGGGGAAGGTCATTATGTGGCAGTGCTACAGCATCGGAGTCAATCTTTCGCTGGACAAGATCTGGTGGATTCAGAAGTGGATGACATTGCGGACGGAGTAGCAGATGATATAGCCCATGTCGATACTGAGCATGATTCAGAGCAAGAGCGTTTCATTGCAGCGTCTGCCCCCCTTAGTAAAGCGGATCGTAAACGAGAGCGTCTTCTGAGAACAGAGGCGAGAGAGAACAAACCTAGACAGGACTATGATGGGAAATCGAAGGGGAAACAGGTGAAAGGAAGCGAACGTGGCGGACGCAAATCAGAGCGACGTGGACAGGGGCGTGGAACAGAGCAGCTGGAACCGGAGATCATCTACAAGCAGTTTGTACAAGACCATCTGGGGATAGAGCTTCCAGGAGAAACGGTGTATTACGGTGACCGTGTATATCAATCTGCGGTAGGTGCTGAGCGTCTAAAGGGACTTAAAGTCATTCGTCCTGGATGGTTCATGGGAACGGTGAAAAATGGACGATTTGTGCCATCCCATCCGTTGGCGTGTGCGTTGCATATTGCAGAGGCAGTGCGAGTGATCAACCTGGATTCTGTAAATGGTGAGGCAGTAAGGTATCTAAAAGGAGAGACTTTAAATGTTGAGGAGTCTCGGGTTCAGCTCAAGGCGGGAGTAGTTGCCAAGGGTTATGCTTTAGTGTGTATTGATGGTTATGCCGCTGGCTGGGGAAAATGGCTGGATGGCGTGCTGAAAAATGAATATCCGGCAGGCTGGAGGTGGACATCGGTATGA
- a CDS encoding quinone-dependent dihydroorotate dehydrogenase — protein MLYRSLAKPLLFKMDPEQAHHLIIGGLSGMGSIRPVPSGLRVMYGVRETADLAVDMFGCHFPTPVGLAAGLDKNGQAVTGFSSIGFGFMEVGTVTPLAQPGNDQPRLFRLPPDEALVNRMGFNNLGAEAMAGELSRLKERRIPVAVNIGKNKATPNEEAHLDYAKCIRALYQYADLFVVNISSPNTPDLRNLQHGNELKELLAAVMNEMEAQRASVGGAAKSVLVKIAPDVNDQELEYMVRTIADSGVAGIIATNTTISREGLSHQHAKETGGLSGKPLRDRSTEIIRQIYRQTEGKLPIIGSGGIFTSEDAYEKIKAGASLVEIYTALIYEGPEINRRIHAGLRELLRQDGYSHISEAVGAEHK, from the coding sequence TTGTTATACAGAAGTCTTGCAAAACCGCTATTGTTCAAAATGGATCCTGAGCAGGCTCATCATCTCATTATTGGTGGCCTTAGTGGTATGGGGAGCATACGCCCGGTGCCTTCTGGTTTACGTGTAATGTATGGTGTGCGTGAAACGGCTGATCTCGCAGTGGATATGTTTGGATGCCACTTCCCTACGCCTGTAGGATTAGCAGCAGGCCTGGACAAAAATGGACAAGCTGTAACGGGGTTCTCTTCAATTGGATTTGGGTTCATGGAGGTTGGGACTGTGACGCCTCTAGCACAGCCAGGAAACGATCAGCCACGATTGTTCCGTTTGCCTCCCGATGAGGCGTTAGTGAACCGTATGGGGTTCAATAACCTGGGTGCGGAAGCAATGGCAGGTGAACTATCTCGTCTGAAGGAACGCCGTATTCCAGTTGCTGTGAATATCGGTAAGAACAAGGCAACGCCAAATGAAGAGGCACATCTGGATTATGCGAAGTGCATCCGAGCACTATACCAATATGCTGATCTGTTTGTCGTGAATATAAGCTCACCAAATACACCGGATTTGCGTAATCTGCAACATGGGAATGAATTAAAAGAATTGCTTGCTGCAGTTATGAATGAGATGGAAGCCCAGCGAGCAAGTGTTGGTGGCGCAGCCAAATCCGTTCTTGTGAAAATTGCACCAGATGTTAACGATCAGGAGCTTGAATATATGGTGAGAACGATAGCTGATAGCGGTGTAGCTGGTATTATCGCAACCAATACGACGATTAGTCGGGAGGGGCTGTCTCACCAACACGCGAAGGAAACAGGTGGACTAAGCGGTAAACCGCTCCGTGATCGCTCTACGGAAATCATTCGTCAGATCTATCGCCAGACCGAAGGTAAGCTCCCGATTATCGGCTCAGGTGGTATTTTTACAAGCGAGGACGCTTATGAGAAAATTAAGGCGGGAGCAAGCCTTGTGGAAATTTATACAGCTCTGATCTATGAAGGGCCAGAAATAAACCGCCGCATCCATGCCGGATTACGCGAATTGTTGCGCCAAGACGGGTATAGTCATATTTCCGAAGCGGTAGGTGCGGAGCACAAGTAA